The following coding sequences lie in one Myxococcales bacterium genomic window:
- a CDS encoding lytic transglycosylase domain-containing protein, with protein sequence MLTVGRMSLRGCVMALGLVALPLTAAADIYKWTDADGVVHFTSKADPKGKLYLKAAPPPANAVRPGVTPFAPQDRDLSRYTRYDEWIRQASALYQIPEALVRAVIKVESDYDARAVSYAGARGLMQLMPQTAERLQVRDINDPRENIFGGVRFLRILANAFNGDLSLTVAGYNAGEEAVMRYQGIPPYQQTRDYVVKVSKYYQRYRTTPDVVDASIGRLE encoded by the coding sequence ATGCTCACGGTGGGCAGAATGTCGCTGCGCGGCTGCGTGATGGCGCTCGGCTTGGTGGCGCTGCCGCTGACGGCCGCCGCCGACATTTACAAGTGGACCGACGCCGACGGCGTCGTGCACTTCACGTCGAAGGCCGACCCCAAGGGGAAGCTCTACCTGAAGGCGGCGCCGCCGCCCGCGAACGCCGTGCGTCCCGGGGTCACGCCGTTCGCCCCGCAAGACCGCGATCTGTCCCGCTACACGCGCTACGACGAGTGGATCCGGCAAGCGTCCGCGCTCTACCAAATCCCGGAGGCGCTGGTCCGCGCGGTCATCAAGGTGGAGAGCGACTACGACGCGCGCGCGGTCAGCTACGCGGGGGCGCGCGGGCTCATGCAGCTCATGCCCCAGACGGCGGAGCGGCTCCAGGTGCGCGACATCAACGATCCGCGCGAGAACATCTTCGGCGGCGTGAGGTTCTTGCGCATCCTCGCCAATGCGTTCAACGGCGATCTCTCCCTCACCGTGGCGGGCTACAACGCGGGAGAAGAGGCCGTGATGCGCTACCAGGGCATCCCGCCTTACCAGCAGACCCGCGACTACGTCGTGAAGGTCTCGAAGTACTACCAGCGTTACCGCACGACCCCCGACGTCGTCGACGCGAGCATCGGCCGCCTCGAGTGA